The Chitiniphilus purpureus sequence ATTGAAATTGACGGCCTGCACCACCTCGCCCTGCGCCGCTTCCGTGCAGGCCAGGCGCACATCATCGTCGGACAGGCCGAGCACCGCCGCCATCGCGCCGCTGCCCACCGGCACCGCGTCCTGCATCGCCTGGGCGCGCAGGCGCACCAGCTGCACCGCGTCGGCGAAGCCGATCACGTCGGCAGCGACGAGCGCGGTGTACTCGCCCAGGCTGTGCCCGGCCACGAAGGCCGGACGCGCGCCGCCCACGGCCTGCCAGGCGCGCCATACCGCCACCCCGGCCGCCAGCATCGCCGGTTGCGTGTTGACGGTGGCGTTCAACTCGTCGGCCGGGCCCTCGCAGACCATCTGCCACAGATCGAAGCCCAATGCGGCGCTGGCCTCGTCGAAGGTGGCGCGCACCACTGCGCTGTCGGCAAAACCCGCCAGCATGCCGACCGACTGCGAACCCTGGCCCGGAAACACCAATGCAAGGGACATGATTGACTCCTTGAGGAATAGTGAGGACGCCGACGGCAACACCGACGCGCGCCTTCTCGATTCGGGAACAGGCAGGCGGCGCAGCGGTGCGCCGCGCCGGATCAGAAGCCCAGGAGGACAGCCCCCCAGGCAAAGCCGCCGCCGATGCCTTCGAGCATCAGTGTCTGGCCGCGCCGGATGCGCCCGGAGCGCACGCCTTCGTCCAGCGCCAGCGGAATGGAAGCGGCTGAGGTGTTGCCATGCCGGTCGACCGTGACGATCACCTGCTCCATTGGCAGGCCCAGATGTCTGGCGGTCGACTCGATGATGCGCAGGTTGGCCTGATGCGGCACCAACCAGTCGACGGCGCTCTTGGGGATGCCAGCCGCCGCCAGGGTCTCCTCGGCCACGTCGGCCAGCGCGCGCACCGCAAACTTGAACACGGCGTTGCCTTCCATGTAGAGCCAGGGGCTGCCTTCGATGGCGCCCTGCCTGACCCGCGCCTCGCTCTTGAGGATATGGCGATAGCTGCCGTCGGCGTGCAGCCGTGTTTCGAGGATGCCGGTCTCGTCCGAAGGCCGGAGCACCACGGCCCCGGCGCCGTCGCCGAACAGGATGCAGGTGCTGCGGTCCTGCCAGTCGATCAGGTTGGACAGCACCTCGGCGCCGACGACCACCGCGCAGCGGGCCGCGCCGGTCTTGACGAACTTGTCGGCGGTGGCGAGCGCGTAGATGAAACCGCAGCACACGGCCTGTACATCGAACGCCGGAAAACCGGCAAGGCCGAGCTTGTCCTGCAGGATGCAGGCGGTCGATGGGAAGATGTTGTCCGGGGTGGTGGTGGCGACGATCAGCAGGTCGATTTCCTGCTTGTCCACGCCGGCCGACTCGAGCGCACGCTCGATCGCGACCAGCGCCAGATCGGACGTCATCTGTCCCGGCTCAGCCACACGCCGCTGCCGGATGCCGGTGCGTGAGGTGATCCAGGCGTCGCTGGTATCGATGGTCTTGGCCAGATCCTCATTGGTGACGATCCGTTCAGGCAGGTAGGAACCGGTACCGGCAATGCGGGAATACATGACGCCTCTCGTGCAAAGGGTTGTTCGGGCCGCTGCGTTATTCGGCATTGATCAGCGGTGTCTTCACCGCCAATTGATGATGCACCTGTTCAGCGATACGCTGGATCACGCCTGCACGCGCCTCTTCCACCGCCTGCTTGAGTGCCCAGTAGAAGGCCACGCTATCCGCGCCGCCGTGGCTTTTTACCACGATACCGTTCAACCCCAGAAGCGATGCGCCGTTGTAACGGCGCGGATCGACCCGCTTTTTGAAGCGGCCGATCACCGGCCAGGCCAGGCCAGCCAAGGCGCGGGTCCACCAATTGCGGAAGAATTCCTCCCGCAGGAAATCCGAAAGCATCTTGGCCAGGCCTTCCGAGGTCTTGAGCGCGACATTGCCGGTGAACCCGTCGCAGACCACCACGTCCACTTCGCCGCTGTAGAGGTCATCCCCCTCGACATTGCCGACGAAATTGAGCTGTGAGGCGCGCAACAGCTCGCCCGCCTCGCGCACTAGGCCGTTGCCCTTCATTTCCTCCTCGCCCACGTTGAGCAGCCCCACGGCCGGATGGGACCGGTCCTTGACCGCCGCGAACAGCGACGCACCCATGATGGCGAAATGCATCAGGTGCTCGGCGGTGCAGTCGACGTTGGCGCCCAGATCAAGCACGCAGGTCTCGCCGCCCTTGCGGGTCGGCATCATTTTGGCGATGGCCGGCCGCTCGATCCCGCTGATGGTCTTCAGCACGAAGCGCGCGGTCGCCATCAGCGCCCCGGTGTTGCCGGCCGATACACAGGCGTTGGCCTCCCCCGACTTGACGAGGTTGATCGCCACGCGCATCGAGGAATCCTTCTTGTTCTTCAACGCCGACTGCGGGGCCTCGTCCATGGTGACGACTTCGCTGGCGGCATGGATGCGCAGCCGGGGGCCGCATTGCCGGCGCTGCGCCTTGAGTTCGGCCTCGATGGCATCGGGCAGGCCGACCAGTACCACATTCACATCCGGATGCTGATCCAGAAAGCGCAACACGGCAGGCACGGTAACGTGCGTGCCATGGTCGCCACCCATCGCATCGACGGCTACGGTGATATCCATGAATTTCCTGGCTGGGTTGTCCAGAATGGCGAACGGCGCAAGCAGGGCCCGCCTGCTTGCGCCGTCATCATAACCTTTTGGTTATGAAGGGGTTTCAGCCTGTCGCTTACTCGCCCTTGGCCTTGAGCACGCGGCGGCCACGATAGTAGCCGTTCGGGCTGATATGGTGACGCAGGTGCACTTCGCCGGTGGTCGGCTCGACCGCGAGCGCCGGGTTGGTCAGAAAGTCGTGGGCACGATGCATGCCGCGCTTGGACGGGGACTTTTTGTTCTGTTGGACAGCCATGGTGAAACTCCTTGAAAACCAGTATCTGGGTCAGTCAGTCTTCCGCTTTCCTGGTTTTCAAAGTCGCCAGGACTGCAAACGGATTCGGTTTTTCGGCGCCTTGCGCCTTGGCCACGCCCGCGCAGGCATCGTGCCTGGGTGCGAAGGGGATGGCCAGCAATACTTCGTCTTCCACCAGCCGCGCCACGTCAAGCGCCGGATCGGCCAGCATGCCTTCGAGGTCCTCGTCGTGCGCCTCTGCCTCGTCGAGCAGGGCTTCGTCGTGGAACTGCGTCAGCGTCGTCTCA is a genomic window containing:
- the fabD gene encoding ACP S-malonyltransferase; this encodes MSLALVFPGQGSQSVGMLAGFADSAVVRATFDEASAALGFDLWQMVCEGPADELNATVNTQPAMLAAGVAVWRAWQAVGGARPAFVAGHSLGEYTALVAADVIGFADAVQLVRLRAQAMQDAVPVGSGAMAAVLGLSDDDVRLACTEAAQGEVVQAVNFNSPGQVVIAGAKAAVERAAEAAKARGAKRALLLPVSVPSHCELMRPAAEVLSARLASLTFNTPTIPVLHNADVRAYDDPSAIKDALARQLYQPVRWVETVQWLAGAGVTVLAECGPGKVLVGLNKRIAADLQHAALTEPASFDALNALL
- a CDS encoding beta-ketoacyl-ACP synthase III, translating into MYSRIAGTGSYLPERIVTNEDLAKTIDTSDAWITSRTGIRQRRVAEPGQMTSDLALVAIERALESAGVDKQEIDLLIVATTTPDNIFPSTACILQDKLGLAGFPAFDVQAVCCGFIYALATADKFVKTGAARCAVVVGAEVLSNLIDWQDRSTCILFGDGAGAVVLRPSDETGILETRLHADGSYRHILKSEARVRQGAIEGSPWLYMEGNAVFKFAVRALADVAEETLAAAGIPKSAVDWLVPHQANLRIIESTARHLGLPMEQVIVTVDRHGNTSAASIPLALDEGVRSGRIRRGQTLMLEGIGGGFAWGAVLLGF
- the plsX gene encoding phosphate acyltransferase PlsX: MDITVAVDAMGGDHGTHVTVPAVLRFLDQHPDVNVVLVGLPDAIEAELKAQRRQCGPRLRIHAASEVVTMDEAPQSALKNKKDSSMRVAINLVKSGEANACVSAGNTGALMATARFVLKTISGIERPAIAKMMPTRKGGETCVLDLGANVDCTAEHLMHFAIMGASLFAAVKDRSHPAVGLLNVGEEEMKGNGLVREAGELLRASQLNFVGNVEGDDLYSGEVDVVVCDGFTGNVALKTSEGLAKMLSDFLREEFFRNWWTRALAGLAWPVIGRFKKRVDPRRYNGASLLGLNGIVVKSHGGADSVAFYWALKQAVEEARAGVIQRIAEQVHHQLAVKTPLINAE
- the rpmF gene encoding 50S ribosomal protein L32 translates to MAVQQNKKSPSKRGMHRAHDFLTNPALAVEPTTGEVHLRHHISPNGYYRGRRVLKAKGE
- a CDS encoding YceD family protein, with amino-acid sequence MPVIDSAEFARQARSLAGEVTLAALGRLHDRLADTTGSLSWQIAGETDRYQRPVLRLRVSGEVNLVCQRCLKPMAWPLALETTLTQFHDEALLDEAEAHDEDLEGMLADPALDVARLVEDEVLLAIPFAPRHDACAGVAKAQGAEKPNPFAVLATLKTRKAED